The genomic segment GGAGATGAGCTTCCTAAGAATACCTATTTTGGGATTGACGGTGATGTTGAAATTGGTAAAAAACTTGTACGCTCAATTGGGGGTATACCAATTGTAATCTCATCGGACAATAAGTCACTTTATCATGCAGCACTCAATTTTGGTGCCTCCTATGTTTTGACTCTCCTTAATACAGGGAGCGAAGTACTTAGAATTAGCGGTATCAAAAATTCTGAACCGATAATTTTATCTCTTGCAAGCACTACATTACGAAATGCGAAGAGATTTGGAATAAAGAAATCGCTAACAGGCCCAATTGAAAGGGGGAATACCACAGTAATCAAGGATGAATTCAGAGCACTTAAGGAGATGGCTCCCGAGGTCTTAGAAATCTACAGGATACTTGCTAAAGAAGTAAAGAAGTTAGTTAAAAACACGAGATTGCTTCGC from the bacterium genome contains:
- a CDS encoding DUF2520 domain-containing protein — encoded protein: MRTGIVGPGRVGTALGGAFKRAGYEIVGVVSRNRKDATKCMRITQCNYWSDNPKDIVKISDLILIAVPDSSIEAITRKIRPILTPEAILVHTSGTLPASILGAKHSVSIHPIASFAGDELPKNTYFGIDGDVEIGKKLVRSIGGIPIVISSDNKSLYHAALNFGASYVLTLLNTGSEVLRISGIKNSEPIILSLASTTLRNAKRFGIKKSLTGPIERGNTTVIKDEFRALKEMAPEVLEIYRILAKEVKKLVKNTRLLR